The Microplitis mediator isolate UGA2020A chromosome 10, iyMicMedi2.1, whole genome shotgun sequence genomic sequence aataatttaattaatatactcatagattttataaatataatctaTGAACTGAACGTACAATTGCACACAGTGCAGAGCCATCATCTAGACCATGCCCAGTCttgagtaattataattttatgatttatgaaGAAAATAAGGTGTAAGGAGACAATAAATCTCTACGATCTTGTGTATTTACCCCAGATGTGTAACATAAATACAGATGCGATGAACAAAAGAGACATTACGAGTACTGGTACTGGTCCActgtaacaaaaatttttaaataaattgtcctgtctggttaattaataaataatgatactgaagttagcagacgtctaataatttttgaatttttttttcaggcgatagaccataaaaaaaaaatgtttttaaaaattgctcctgtagttttcaaaattttctacaggtgcataatttcattttatttttttgcaattgattttttgaaaaagaaaaattcaaaaattttcaaatgtctgctaacttcaggatcataataaataaataaataaaatatttacactttgATGCCAGGTGAGTCGTCGGTGTAAAATCTCCACATTCCACCGGAGCTGGTACCAGTGTTGCGATTTCTCGCTGACGTTGCTGGTGCGGTTTTACGTTGTCGTACTGTACCAGCACCACTTGTTCTTGGTGCGACAGCTCTGCTTGGAGATCGACCTCCTGCTCCAACATTTGTTG encodes the following:
- the LOC130676501 gene encoding protein transport protein Sec61 subunit beta, yielding MPAAPSSTNVGAGGRSPSRAVAPRTSGAGTVRQRKTAPATSARNRNTGTSSGGMWRFYTDDSPGIKVGPVPVLVMSLLFIASVFMLHIWGKYTRS